Proteins encoded in a region of the Pseudomonas sp. PDNC002 genome:
- a CDS encoding transmembrane sensor/regulator PpyR, whose product MESLFACPQRNLSMSWSLLTGGLVLLLLGIVGAYFVDGYLNLQSVVAAHAFTILGPTLLKLGYVLRLIAQHQMRKDGWEACCVTG is encoded by the coding sequence ATGGAAAGTCTTTTCGCCTGCCCGCAACGCAATCTGTCGATGTCCTGGTCACTGCTGACCGGCGGGCTCGTGCTTCTGCTGCTGGGAATCGTGGGAGCCTATTTCGTCGATGGCTATCTGAACCTGCAAAGCGTTGTCGCAGCGCATGCCTTCACCATCCTGGGCCCGACATTATTGAAACTGGGCTATGTGCTTCGGCTCATTGCCCAGCACCAGATGCGCAAGGACGGATGGGAGGCCTGCTGTGTTACTGGTTGA